A portion of the Marinobacter alexandrii genome contains these proteins:
- a CDS encoding TlpA disulfide reductase family protein: protein MRCLLILAVALLLTGNVYSQRFSYTNLKEQLESIGYDTTKMVETYVIVSDEIGQEEVDLLAPFFHWWGTPLSHVKYILTGKKKRFEKHFSSDIVNEHKQIFLDREGRLGEELGNENQIKIIYTMNDRILKEVLIGEENLDQELQYMKEWQFGYMNFSGVSFTNPLSIGDIAPAINATTTKGDKVCLDSLRGKIIVLNFWSDRCSACIYEMPLLNRLSDEYKTKGVLFFSIYLDSITSLDRYFIKEDHRLFGKDFVTFPIIADAMDIVTDYDIQFYPFTYIVGPSGTIVKYTSFVTYNDQKDFTYLTLKGALERLIAIKENPLD from the coding sequence ATGAGATGTTTGTTGATTCTAGCTGTTGCTCTTCTACTTACTGGTAATGTGTATAGTCAGAGATTTTCGTATACAAACCTAAAAGAGCAACTAGAAAGTATCGGGTACGACACTACTAAAATGGTTGAGACTTATGTCATTGTATCAGATGAAATAGGTCAGGAAGAAGTTGATTTACTTGCACCTTTTTTTCATTGGTGGGGAACTCCTTTATCACATGTTAAATATATTCTTACGGGTAAGAAGAAACGATTCGAAAAGCATTTTTCGTCAGATATTGTAAATGAGCATAAACAAATATTTCTAGACAGAGAAGGTCGGTTAGGAGAAGAGTTGGGAAATGAAAATCAGATAAAAATCATTTACACTATGAATGATAGGATACTGAAGGAAGTACTAATAGGGGAAGAAAATTTAGATCAAGAACTTCAATATATGAAAGAATGGCAGTTCGGTTATATGAACTTCTCAGGTGTTTCATTCACTAATCCACTGTCTATTGGAGACATTGCTCCTGCAATTAATGCAACTACTACTAAAGGTGATAAAGTTTGTTTAGACAGTCTTCGAGGTAAAATAATAGTACTTAATTTTTGGTCTGATAGATGTTCCGCTTGTATATACGAAATGCCATTGTTGAATAGGCTAAGTGATGAATACAAAACAAAAGGTGTCTTGTTTTTTAGTATATATCTTGATTCGATTACTTCTCTTGATCGATATTTTATAAAAGAGGATCATAGATTATTTGGAAAAGACTTTGTTACTTTTCCAATCATTGCTGATGCTATGGATATTGTAACTGATTACGATATTCAATTCTACCCATTTACATACATCGTTGGTCCTAGTGGTACTATTGTCAAATACACTTCTTTCGTTACTTACAACGATCAAAAAGATTTTACTTACCTGACCTTGAAAGGAGCATTAGAAAGATTAATAGCAATAAAAGAAAACCCACTCGATTGA
- a CDS encoding GNAT family N-acetyltransferase, giving the protein MIKIVNYLPSYALAFKELNEAWINKYFEMEESDQNMLNNPKEYILDKGGAILVALMDEKPVGTCALIKIDDDNYELAKMAVSPEAQGQKIGWQIGNATIEKARSLDAKTVYLETNSILTPAINLYKKLGFQEMNGKDSPYSRCNVQMELKL; this is encoded by the coding sequence ATGATCAAAATTGTAAACTATTTACCTTCTTATGCTTTAGCGTTCAAGGAACTGAATGAAGCATGGATTAATAAATATTTTGAAATGGAGGAATCAGATCAAAATATGCTGAACAATCCTAAAGAATATATTTTAGATAAAGGGGGTGCGATTTTAGTTGCCTTGATGGATGAAAAACCAGTAGGGACTTGTGCGTTGATAAAAATAGATGATGATAATTATGAGCTAGCAAAAATGGCAGTTTCACCAGAAGCTCAAGGGCAAAAGATTGGCTGGCAGATTGGGAACGCAACTATTGAAAAAGCGAGATCTCTCGATGCTAAAACTGTTTACTTAGAAACAAATAGCATATTGACGCCTGCCATTAACTTATACAAAAAATTAGGATTTCAAGAGATGAATGGGAAGGATTCACCGTATTCAAGATGTAATGTACAGATGGAGTTAAAACTCTAG
- a CDS encoding helix-turn-helix domain-containing protein — MPQSLDIWSLLIIISIAHSLFVINLIVIKKNHKTPEGKWLLSLMGALLWLQLEFLAIRWPFDVGVMSFYGSRFGSWMLIGPLFFGYILSVAGNKPEKSYRLWFLPFIIFTLIIPVFFQDFLSYRQVHYGMLTPFDKRPDEINWIQYTYSFVFIFQFLYLFYFLIRSHNAIGDYKGQLEKTQSTINEEDIRWLRIMWFGLVTIWVFAMVFMTILFYTEIYRRHMDYLYVLPSSILIYLVSYKLAGVKWERPAATLKYEKSGLKAEEAEKYKDEIHKVILEEQLYLIRGLKLQDLAETLELNTHQLSQLINQYLNTTFFDLINIYRVREAKQRIQKNPEYTLLQIAYDSGFNNKTSFVNAFKRFEGTTPSRYMKKTA; from the coding sequence ATGCCTCAATCTTTAGACATATGGAGCTTGCTTATAATCATAAGTATTGCTCACAGTTTGTTTGTGATCAATTTGATCGTAATCAAAAAAAATCACAAAACTCCTGAAGGCAAGTGGTTGCTGAGTTTGATGGGAGCACTTCTTTGGTTGCAACTTGAGTTTCTTGCGATACGCTGGCCGTTTGATGTGGGTGTGATGTCATTCTACGGAAGTCGATTCGGCTCCTGGATGCTAATAGGTCCATTGTTTTTTGGATATATCTTATCCGTGGCAGGAAACAAACCTGAAAAATCCTACAGACTTTGGTTTCTTCCATTCATTATTTTCACGCTTATTATCCCTGTTTTTTTCCAAGATTTTCTTAGCTATCGCCAAGTTCACTATGGAATGCTAACGCCGTTTGATAAGCGTCCGGATGAAATCAATTGGATTCAGTATACCTACTCTTTCGTATTCATTTTTCAATTTTTATACCTCTTCTATTTCTTGATAAGGTCACATAATGCAATTGGAGACTACAAGGGGCAGCTTGAAAAAACTCAGTCTACAATTAATGAAGAAGACATTCGCTGGTTGCGTATTATGTGGTTTGGGTTGGTGACTATTTGGGTGTTTGCAATGGTGTTTATGACCATATTATTTTATACAGAGATTTATCGTAGGCACATGGACTATCTGTATGTATTGCCCTCATCGATATTGATTTATTTGGTTTCGTATAAGTTGGCTGGAGTGAAATGGGAGCGTCCAGCTGCAACATTGAAGTATGAAAAAAGTGGGCTAAAAGCGGAGGAAGCAGAAAAATATAAAGACGAAATTCACAAAGTGATTTTGGAAGAACAGCTTTATCTCATCAGAGGCCTGAAACTTCAAGATTTGGCAGAGACCTTAGAACTCAATACACATCAATTATCTCAATTAATTAATCAATATCTCAATACGACCTTTTTTGACTTGATCAATATCTATCGAGTACGTGAGGCTAAGCAAAGAATTCAAAAAAACCCTGAGTATACCCTTTTACAAATTGCGTATGATTCTGGCTTTAATAACAAAACTTCGTTTGTGAATGCATTTAAGCGATTCGAAGGAACTACTCCTTCCAGATACATGAAAAAAACAGCTTAA
- a CDS encoding histidine kinase, whose product MIITWLLLFLTPPQTSDGFSEDILRGHRCRFEYIEDSVGINIDQVQQPEFQDQFLPMDSLKRTKKFQHYWMKIYVPVLEDSTTYYFNHYAWFDELALYFAKGPPLTKNWYKPSDTSRFTPGRRYVSLEKDDLFEGGYFYLKWYNSTDRFDRLNFQILNGKAVYTFIHTISADQFVSYDMFNFLYLGAVFIIFLYVLTTYFYNREPVYLYYLAYLFSAGMYLFSRSNLVLNDIFSLITPYIPTVPYHARYTLQYCMHLSYLWFAMSFLDFKKYYPVFYKIGRYMTYFFLLCIGITFVSIEFFPRNKAWIYIYDIERLVAIVLTIGLQVYVFFNKKDRLANFIIVGSAFFIVSALISIIALEVFYFRLGVIIEIITFSLGLAYRLRQSESAKISLAKEVERVKMIALRTQMKPHFLFNTINSIRALILKGSKEEAYEHLAVFSKLIRYVLESSESELVPLKQELKMLDIYVEMEKRRLSNDFNYKQIIEPSVNEDTTLIPPLILQPFIENSIIHGLSSKEGQKNLEVQLTRVDHQLKCIITDNGVGRSFKSSRLESVDKKSMAIDLTEKRIALLMQEKTFSKRNHVQIRDIRDEEGQSAGTEVKVTLPLILSHET is encoded by the coding sequence ATGATCATCACATGGTTGCTACTTTTCTTAACCCCACCTCAAACCTCAGATGGATTCTCAGAGGATATCCTTAGAGGTCACAGATGCAGATTTGAATACATTGAAGATAGTGTAGGAATTAACATAGATCAAGTTCAGCAACCTGAATTTCAAGATCAATTTCTTCCAATGGATTCTCTTAAGAGAACCAAGAAGTTCCAACATTACTGGATGAAGATTTATGTGCCTGTTTTAGAAGACAGCACGACATACTACTTCAATCATTACGCTTGGTTTGATGAATTAGCTCTCTATTTTGCAAAGGGGCCTCCTCTTACCAAAAACTGGTATAAACCATCAGATACTTCACGATTTACTCCCGGAAGACGATATGTCTCATTAGAAAAAGATGACCTTTTTGAGGGAGGCTATTTCTACCTGAAGTGGTATAACTCCACTGATCGTTTTGATAGGCTTAACTTCCAAATTTTGAATGGAAAGGCTGTGTACACTTTCATTCATACCATAAGCGCAGATCAATTTGTAAGTTATGACATGTTCAATTTTTTATACCTGGGGGCAGTTTTCATTATTTTTCTCTATGTATTGACCACCTACTTCTACAACAGGGAACCTGTCTATCTGTACTACCTGGCTTATCTTTTTTCAGCAGGAATGTATCTTTTCTCTCGGTCAAACCTGGTATTGAACGATATTTTTTCACTTATCACACCTTATATACCCACCGTCCCTTATCACGCTAGGTACACTTTACAATACTGCATGCACCTGTCTTACTTATGGTTTGCAATGTCATTTTTGGATTTCAAAAAATACTATCCAGTCTTCTACAAAATAGGCAGGTATATGACGTATTTTTTCCTACTATGCATTGGAATAACATTTGTTTCTATTGAATTCTTCCCAAGAAATAAGGCATGGATATACATCTATGATATTGAGCGTCTGGTTGCAATCGTACTTACCATTGGTCTTCAAGTATATGTGTTCTTTAATAAAAAAGATCGCTTAGCAAATTTCATCATCGTTGGTTCAGCCTTTTTTATTGTTAGTGCACTTATTTCAATCATTGCTTTGGAAGTTTTCTACTTCCGGTTGGGAGTAATCATTGAGATCATCACATTCTCTTTGGGACTTGCTTACCGGTTAAGGCAATCAGAAAGTGCCAAAATCTCATTAGCGAAAGAAGTTGAAAGAGTCAAAATGATTGCTTTAAGAACGCAGATGAAACCCCATTTTCTATTCAATACCATTAATTCCATCAGAGCATTGATTTTGAAAGGAAGTAAGGAGGAAGCATATGAGCATTTAGCTGTTTTTTCTAAGCTCATTCGCTATGTATTAGAAAGTAGCGAGAGCGAATTAGTGCCCCTTAAGCAAGAACTTAAAATGCTGGATATCTACGTCGAGATGGAAAAAAGACGTCTGTCAAATGATTTTAACTACAAACAAATAATTGAACCTTCTGTAAATGAAGATACGACTTTGATACCACCCCTCATTCTTCAACCGTTTATTGAAAATTCCATTATTCATGGCTTATCTTCTAAAGAGGGACAAAAGAATCTTGAAGTTCAATTAACACGAGTTGATCATCAACTAAAATGCATAATCACAGATAATGGAGTCGGTCGTAGCTTTAAGAGCTCACGACTTGAATCTGTTGATAAAAAATCAATGGCCATAGACTTAACGGAAAAGAGAATAGCTCTACTGATGCAGGAAAAAACCTTCTCAAAAAGAAACCACGTTCAAATACGAGACATACGAGATGAAGAAGGGCAATCAGCTGGCACAGAAGTAAAGGTGACACTACCTTTGATATTAAGCCATGAAACTTAA
- a CDS encoding YceI family protein gives MKIRFKVFMILISIVATLPAQTYVVDAGHSSFQSKVIRFGVVPVVGRFSDVSGEVTFEKGDLNKTTASITIKTDSYRANNEAGENAIKSAAFLNVAEFPEIQFELTSLTGEEDNYRAKGTLEIHGVKKEIECPVSIIGPSIDLPTKKQSVGIMGSLTIDRTSFDVGREMKLPNGMTIIDNSVNIDFVILGLAQQ, from the coding sequence ATGAAAATTCGATTTAAGGTATTCATGATTTTAATATCCATTGTAGCGACACTTCCAGCTCAAACATATGTCGTTGATGCGGGGCACTCTTCTTTTCAGTCTAAGGTCATCCGATTTGGAGTGGTGCCAGTAGTAGGAAGATTTAGTGATGTCAGTGGTGAAGTAACTTTTGAAAAGGGAGATTTAAATAAAACTACGGCCTCTATTACCATCAAAACGGATAGCTACAGGGCAAATAATGAGGCGGGTGAAAATGCAATAAAAAGCGCTGCATTTCTTAATGTAGCTGAATTCCCGGAAATCCAATTTGAATTGACTTCTTTGACTGGAGAAGAAGACAATTACAGAGCAAAAGGGACACTTGAAATTCATGGAGTGAAAAAAGAAATAGAATGTCCTGTTAGCATTATTGGCCCTTCCATAGATCTCCCTACCAAAAAGCAATCAGTTGGAATTATGGGAAGTCTAACTATTGATCGGACATCCTTTGATGTAGGACGAGAAATGAAATTACCTAACGGGATGACTATTATTGATAACTCAGTGAACATCGATTTTGTAATACTGGGCTTAGCTCAACAATGA
- a CDS encoding LytTR family DNA-binding domain-containing protein yields MKLKALLIDDEQHCLDTLSYDLETHCSHQVDIQGTSKNTMEATAQINKVKPDLIFLDIELPGMNGIEFLESIGELDSKLVFTTAYSQYALEGYKHNASGYLLKPIDKEELIKIVSKLYAEKKNDQSIFNDRLTIKDAQGTEFIKLSDIRLCEASNNYTIIHLTAGDKKTVSKTLKAVQSELPTNQFVRIHQSYLINMQCVKKYLRMDGGTIELDNGEQYRLSKGYRESFLSMIQ; encoded by the coding sequence ATGAAACTTAAAGCACTCCTCATTGATGACGAGCAGCACTGCCTCGATACCCTGTCTTATGATTTGGAGACCCACTGCTCCCATCAGGTAGATATTCAAGGAACTTCCAAAAATACAATGGAGGCAACTGCACAAATCAACAAGGTTAAGCCTGATCTCATTTTTCTTGACATAGAACTTCCAGGCATGAACGGAATTGAGTTTTTAGAGTCCATTGGAGAATTAGATTCTAAACTTGTTTTTACTACTGCGTATAGTCAGTATGCTTTGGAAGGATACAAGCATAACGCCTCTGGTTACTTACTCAAGCCAATTGATAAAGAGGAATTAATCAAAATCGTATCAAAGCTCTATGCTGAAAAGAAAAATGATCAATCAATCTTTAATGATCGGTTGACAATCAAAGATGCTCAAGGCACTGAATTTATCAAGCTTTCAGATATACGGTTATGTGAAGCGAGTAATAATTACACAATCATACATTTAACGGCAGGAGATAAAAAAACGGTTAGCAAGACCTTGAAGGCGGTACAATCAGAGCTCCCAACCAATCAGTTTGTCAGAATCCACCAATCCTACCTCATCAATATGCAGTGTGTTAAGAAATATTTGAGGATGGATGGAGGAACTATTGAATTAGATAACGGTGAACAATATCGATTGAGTAAAGGGTACAGAGAATCATTCCTTTCCATGATTCAGTAG
- the htpG gene encoding molecular chaperone HtpG yields MAEKGTISIHTENIFPIIKKFLYSDHEIFLRELVSNAVDATQKIKQLASLGEYSGELGDLAVEVSFDKKKKTITISDNGIGMTEEEIKKYINQIAFSGATEFVEKYKDKADNQQIIGHFGLGFYSAFMVAKKVEINTLSHQDGSESAKWICTGETDFEIKKGTRKKRGTDIILHVADDSEEFLEEPRLQGILDKYSKFLPIQIKFGQKESSVEDGKDKEGNPKYKTVKEDNIINDTAPIWTKSPSDLKDQDYLDFYKTLYPFSEDPLFWIHLNVDYPFNLTGVLYFPKLKKDFDLQKNKIQLYSRQVFITDEVKDIVPEFLQLLHGVIDSPDIPLNVSRSYLQSDSNVKKINGYITKKVADKLAELFKGDRKGYEEKWEDIGVFVKYGIISEEKFEEKAKDFVLLKNTENKHFTTEEYKKHIEANQTNKDGNAVALYTSNPEAQHGYIETAKKRSYDVIELTGPIDSHFINHLEQKNEKFQLQRVDADVIDKLIDKDEKKESVLSEKEQETLKEIFDKAINDKNNSVSIQPMATDDLPVTITLPEFMRRMKDMQASGGGPMMFGDMPMTLSVAVNANHAMTKKIMEADSDDAKQKLAKQAYDLALLAQGMLQGKDLTDFVNRSVELSLN; encoded by the coding sequence ATGGCAGAGAAAGGTACAATCTCGATACACACGGAAAATATATTTCCGATCATCAAAAAATTCCTCTATTCCGATCATGAAATCTTCCTTCGCGAGCTGGTTTCTAATGCAGTAGATGCAACACAAAAAATCAAACAACTGGCTTCTCTGGGAGAGTACTCAGGTGAGCTCGGTGATTTAGCTGTCGAAGTGTCATTCGATAAGAAAAAGAAAACTATCACGATTTCTGATAATGGAATCGGGATGACTGAGGAGGAGATAAAGAAATACATCAACCAAATTGCATTCTCAGGTGCGACTGAGTTTGTAGAGAAGTACAAAGACAAAGCAGATAACCAACAAATCATTGGTCACTTCGGGCTTGGGTTTTACTCGGCTTTCATGGTAGCCAAAAAAGTGGAAATTAATACACTATCCCATCAAGATGGATCGGAATCTGCCAAGTGGATTTGTACAGGTGAGACTGACTTTGAAATCAAAAAAGGAACGCGTAAAAAAAGAGGAACAGATATCATCCTCCATGTAGCTGACGATTCTGAAGAGTTTCTAGAGGAGCCGAGATTGCAGGGCATTCTGGATAAATACTCCAAATTCCTTCCAATCCAAATAAAGTTCGGACAGAAAGAATCAAGTGTAGAGGATGGAAAGGACAAAGAAGGAAATCCAAAATACAAGACAGTCAAAGAGGATAATATCATTAATGATACTGCCCCAATTTGGACCAAGTCTCCAAGCGATCTGAAAGATCAGGATTACCTGGATTTCTATAAGACACTTTATCCATTCAGTGAAGATCCGCTTTTCTGGATTCACTTGAATGTGGATTATCCTTTCAATCTGACAGGTGTGCTATACTTCCCTAAGTTGAAAAAAGATTTTGATCTTCAGAAGAATAAAATTCAGTTGTATTCTCGTCAGGTGTTCATCACTGATGAGGTGAAGGATATCGTGCCTGAGTTCTTGCAGCTACTGCACGGTGTAATTGACTCCCCAGATATCCCGTTGAATGTATCTCGTAGCTACTTGCAGTCAGATTCCAATGTGAAGAAGATCAATGGATACATCACCAAGAAAGTAGCTGATAAACTAGCTGAACTATTTAAAGGGGATCGAAAAGGATACGAAGAGAAATGGGAAGATATTGGTGTGTTTGTGAAATACGGAATAATTTCTGAAGAAAAATTCGAGGAGAAAGCAAAGGATTTTGTGTTATTGAAGAACACAGAAAACAAGCATTTCACTACTGAGGAATATAAAAAGCACATTGAGGCCAATCAAACCAATAAGGATGGTAATGCGGTAGCACTGTATACTTCAAACCCTGAGGCGCAACATGGCTACATCGAAACTGCCAAGAAACGTAGTTACGATGTAATCGAGCTAACTGGGCCTATTGACAGTCACTTCATCAATCACCTGGAACAGAAGAATGAAAAATTCCAGCTACAACGTGTTGATGCTGATGTGATCGACAAACTCATAGACAAGGATGAGAAAAAGGAGTCTGTACTTTCTGAAAAAGAACAGGAAACCTTGAAAGAAATCTTTGATAAAGCAATCAATGACAAGAATAACAGTGTGAGCATTCAGCCCATGGCTACTGATGATCTTCCTGTAACTATTACACTTCCTGAGTTTATGCGTAGGATGAAAGACATGCAGGCAAGTGGTGGCGGCCCAATGATGTTTGGCGATATGCCAATGACCTTATCCGTTGCAGTAAATGCAAATCATGCCATGACCAAGAAGATCATGGAAGCAGACTCTGATGATGCAAAACAAAAGCTAGCAAAACAAGCGTATGATCTCGCTTTACTTGCGCAAGGCATGTTGCAAGGCAAAGACTTAACAGACTTTGTAAATCGTAGTGTGGAGTTGAGCTTAAACTAA
- a CDS encoding YceI family protein: MKFLSFLLLGVCFNQTPNLDDAIVTFEISHLGALKVEGQFSDIEGKFERKDKGWIITGRIDVKSVDTDNSMRDRTILTEQYLNAEENPSIPFVAEIEISEGILIMSVEAHIRGLPLIFETPLMKVDDELISEPVVIDRESVGLDFGLMDSMIGNEITLVIHSGIKRRLH, translated from the coding sequence ATGAAGTTCTTATCCTTTTTATTACTAGGAGTCTGCTTTAATCAGACTCCTAATCTAGATGATGCAATTGTAACTTTTGAAATTTCGCACTTAGGTGCGCTGAAGGTTGAGGGGCAGTTTAGTGATATCGAAGGTAAGTTCGAAAGAAAAGATAAAGGTTGGATTATCACAGGACGTATTGATGTGAAAAGTGTTGATACGGATAATTCTATGCGTGATAGAACGATCCTGACCGAGCAGTACTTGAATGCGGAGGAAAATCCAAGCATTCCATTCGTAGCGGAGATTGAAATTTCTGAGGGTATTCTTATAATGTCCGTTGAAGCCCATATTCGTGGGCTTCCATTAATATTTGAAACTCCATTAATGAAAGTTGATGATGAGCTGATTTCGGAACCTGTTGTTATAGATCGCGAATCTGTGGGGCTTGATTTTGGACTGATGGATTCAATGATTGGAAACGAGATTACGCTTGTGATTCATTCGGGAATTAAAAGACGGCTCCACTAA
- a CDS encoding M14 family metallopeptidase → MKKHLTLLLTFLSFFSFAQVDMSYYLPEGFSYNPDIPTPKEILGYHPGEWHVSHDQLLYYMREVSAASDRMIMEEIGRTYEGRPLVQITVSSPANLARLDQIKGDHKKLTDPSSSGSMNTDEMPIVMWLGYSVHGNEASGSNASLLTAYYLAAATGSEIDNMLENSIIIVDPSFNPDGLHRFSTWVNMHRSHTINPDPNDREYGEVWPGGRTNHYWFDLNRDWLPLQHPESRARIARFHEWKPNILTDHHEMGTNSTFFFQPGIPSRKFPWTPNKNVELTHKMAAFHAKYLDNIGSLYYSEESFDDFYIGKGSTYPDVNGSVGILFEQASSRGHAQENDYGILTFPMAVRNHFTASLSTLASGIEHRKEFLDYQKDFYRGASNLASNDATKAYVFGSSKDLIKNYELAKMLVQHKVKVYELKSAVRKNGSRFQPGSAYVVPMNQDQYRLAKAIFETRTSFNDSLFYDVSTWTMPLAFNLPYAELGSKDFNSGIQGAMVDYPEEPKAQMIGSKGAYAYAIEPYGYLSFRAINRLLSKKVVVQMLNETHSDGNRTYPRGTMIIPVGVQENRRAWIENTLDEIVQKDAVNVYALSTGLAKTGVDLGSRSNTTMKEPKIAVLVEGGVSSNEAGEVWHLLDQRYKMKVTLLPIDRLGRDLSRYNRIIIPNAYLGSVSDSQKKNLKDWISQGGVAIAWKNGGKWLSDSEITGVKYASSTNDEEKKEAFKAYENLNEERGAQVTGGSIFEARVDLTHPLAYGMESDRIPLFRNHNLVMEKSKNAYANPFVYTKNPLISGYVSEENLERFKNSPAVTISNVGRGKVITLADNPNFRAFWYGTNKIFMNALFFGKAISRGAGE, encoded by the coding sequence ATGAAGAAGCACCTCACCTTACTTTTAACCTTTTTATCTTTTTTCTCCTTTGCGCAGGTAGATATGAGTTATTATCTGCCTGAAGGATTTTCTTATAATCCTGACATCCCTACCCCCAAAGAAATTTTGGGCTATCACCCAGGAGAATGGCATGTAAGTCATGATCAGCTACTTTATTATATGCGAGAGGTGTCTGCAGCTTCAGATCGAATGATCATGGAAGAGATTGGCCGCACTTATGAGGGTCGCCCATTGGTTCAAATTACGGTCTCTTCTCCAGCTAATTTGGCCAGACTAGATCAAATCAAAGGAGATCATAAAAAACTCACTGATCCTTCTTCATCTGGATCAATGAATACAGATGAGATGCCCATTGTCATGTGGCTTGGATATTCTGTTCATGGTAACGAAGCAAGTGGATCTAATGCTTCATTATTAACTGCGTATTATTTAGCTGCAGCTACAGGTTCGGAGATAGACAATATGTTAGAGAATTCTATCATCATAGTCGATCCATCATTTAACCCAGATGGGCTACATCGATTCTCTACTTGGGTAAATATGCATAGATCACATACCATCAATCCTGATCCGAATGATAGAGAATATGGAGAGGTGTGGCCAGGTGGACGTACTAACCACTATTGGTTTGATTTGAATAGAGATTGGCTTCCACTTCAACATCCGGAATCAAGAGCGAGAATAGCAAGATTCCATGAATGGAAACCAAATATTCTCACAGATCATCATGAGATGGGCACTAACTCAACCTTTTTCTTCCAGCCGGGAATTCCTTCACGAAAGTTTCCTTGGACACCAAATAAGAATGTTGAGCTGACTCATAAGATGGCGGCTTTTCATGCAAAGTATTTGGACAATATCGGATCACTCTATTACAGTGAGGAAAGCTTCGACGATTTTTATATTGGGAAAGGATCAACTTATCCAGATGTAAATGGAAGTGTAGGTATCCTGTTTGAGCAAGCTAGCTCAAGAGGCCATGCTCAAGAGAATGATTACGGAATTCTAACCTTCCCAATGGCTGTTAGGAATCATTTTACTGCTTCGCTTTCAACGCTTGCCTCCGGCATTGAACACAGAAAAGAGTTTCTAGATTATCAAAAGGATTTTTATCGAGGCGCATCTAATCTAGCCTCAAATGATGCAACAAAAGCATACGTTTTTGGATCATCCAAAGATCTAATTAAAAATTATGAACTAGCGAAAATGCTTGTTCAACATAAAGTGAAAGTTTACGAATTAAAAAGCGCTGTTCGCAAAAATGGATCTCGATTTCAACCAGGATCAGCCTATGTTGTTCCGATGAATCAAGATCAATATCGATTGGCTAAAGCCATTTTTGAAACTCGCACTTCATTCAATGATAGTTTATTTTATGATGTTTCTACATGGACCATGCCACTCGCATTTAACCTCCCATACGCCGAACTTGGAAGTAAAGATTTTAACAGTGGTATCCAAGGAGCAATGGTAGATTATCCAGAAGAACCTAAAGCTCAAATGATTGGAAGCAAAGGGGCCTATGCCTATGCGATAGAGCCATATGGTTACCTGTCCTTTAGAGCTATCAATAGACTGTTGAGCAAAAAAGTAGTGGTTCAAATGCTGAACGAAACCCACAGTGATGGTAATCGAACGTACCCTAGAGGCACGATGATCATACCTGTAGGTGTTCAAGAAAATAGAAGAGCATGGATTGAAAACACACTAGATGAAATAGTACAGAAAGATGCTGTGAATGTCTACGCGCTCAGCACCGGATTAGCTAAAACTGGTGTTGACCTTGGTAGTAGAAGCAACACAACAATGAAAGAGCCAAAAATTGCTGTCTTAGTAGAGGGAGGAGTAAGCAGTAACGAGGCAGGAGAAGTTTGGCACCTCCTTGATCAACGATACAAAATGAAAGTCACTTTGCTTCCTATTGACAGATTAGGACGTGACCTCTCCAGATACAATCGAATCATTATTCCTAATGCCTATCTAGGTTCAGTCAGTGATTCTCAAAAGAAAAACCTCAAAGATTGGATTTCACAAGGTGGAGTTGCTATCGCTTGGAAAAACGGAGGTAAATGGCTTTCTGATTCAGAGATTACCGGCGTAAAATATGCGTCCAGTACTAATGATGAAGAGAAAAAAGAAGCCTTCAAGGCATACGAAAACCTAAATGAGGAGCGAGGCGCACAAGTAACCGGCGGATCAATTTTTGAAGCACGAGTAGATTTGACCCATCCACTTGCCTATGGTATGGAAAGTGATAGGATACCGCTTTTTAGAAATCATAACTTAGTTATGGAAAAATCTAAGAATGCCTACGCAAACCCCTTCGTTTACACAAAAAACCCTTTGATTTCAGGGTATGTATCTGAGGAGAACCTTGAGCGTTTTAAAAATTCGCCTGCGGTGACAATATCCAATGTAGGTAGAGGAAAAGTCATTACCTTGGCAGACAACCCAAACTTTAGAGCATTTTGGTATGGCACCAATAAAATCTTTATGAATGCGTTGTTTTTTGGAAAGGCCATAAGCCGGGGTGCCGGTGAATAA